The Plasmodium yoelii strain 17X genome assembly, chromosome: 4 genome has a window encoding:
- a CDS encoding T-complex protein 1 subunit eta, putative has protein sequence MSHLMSLPIVLLKDGTDKAQGKSQIIRNINACQVIVDIVKTTLGPRGMDKLIYTERDVTITNDGATVMNLLNISHPAASILVDIAKSQDDEVGDGTTSVVVVAGELLNEAKVLLNDGIEPNMIIDGFRNACNVSINKLNDLSLSFVNKSEEEKKNILLKCAQTALNSKLISNHKNFFAELVVNAAYQLGDNLDKTNIGIKKVTGGSCLDTQLIYGVAFKKTFSYAGFEQQPKKFNNPKILLLNVELELKAEKENAEVRIDNPNEYNSIVQAEWDIIFQKLNLIKDCGANIVLSRLPIGDIATQFFADHDIFCAGRVEDADLKRTATATGAVIQTSLFNLNESILGNCGLFEEVQIGNERYNIFKDCLKTKSVTIILRGGAKQFIEEVERSINDAIMIVLRCIGNSEIVPGAGSIEMQLSKHLRIYSRSICNKEQIVLYAFAKALESIPRYLSHNAGYDSTDILNKLRKKHSEETNDIWYGVDCLEGDIINAYSNCIFEVTKIKRNVIYSATEAACLILSIDETVKNPSSMDKQPRNPYA, from the exons ATGAGTCATTTAATG TCTCTTCCTATTGTGCTCCTAAAAGATGGAACAGATAAAGCTCAGGGAAAAAGTCAAATAATTCGAAACATAAATGCATGTCAAGTTATTGTTGATATAGTAAAAACAACATTAGGACCAAGAGGTATGGATAAGCTTATATACACAGAAAGAGATGTAACAATAACTAATGATGGAGCTACAGttatgaatttattaaatatatctcATCCAGCTGCATCTATATTAGTAGATATTGCAAAATCTCAAGATGATGAAGTTGGGGATGGTACAACATCTGTTGTTGTTGTTGCTGGTGAATTGTTAAATGAAGCTAAAGTATTATTAAATGATGGAATTGAACCAAATATGATAATTGATGGTTTTAGAAACGCATGTAATGTAtctataaacaaattaaatgatTTGAGTTTAAGTTTTGTAAATAAAagtgaagaagaaaaaaaaaatatattattaaaatgtgCACAAACAGCGTTAAATTCTAAATTAATAtcaaatcataaaaatttttttgcaGAATTAGTAGTGAATGCTGCTTATCAATTAGGAGATAATTtagataaaacaaatataggTATTAAAAAAGTAACTGGTGGATCTTGTTTAGATACACAATTAATTTATGGGGTcgcatttaaaaaaacattttcatATGCGGGTTTTGAACAACAAcctaaaaaatttaataatcccaaaatattattattaaatgttGAATTAGAATTAAAAgctgaaaaagaaaatgcaGAAGTAAGAATCGATAATccaaatgaatataattcaATAGTTCAAGCTGAATgggatattatttttcaaaaattaaatttaataaaagatTGTGGAgcaaatattgttttatctCGACTTCCTATTGGAGATATAGCTACACAATTTTTTGCTGATCATGATATTTTTTGTGCAGGAAGAGTTGAGGATGCAGATTTAAAAAGAACAGCAACTGCAACTGGAGCTGTTATTCAAAcatcattatttaatttaaatgaatCTATATTAGGAAATTGTGGTTTATTTGAAGAAGTACAAATAGGTAATGAAAGatataacattttcaaagattgtttaaaaacaaaatctGTTACTATTATCTTAAGAGGAGGTGCAAAACAATTTATAGAAGAAGTTGAAAGATCTATAAATGATGCAATTATGATAGTTTTAAGATGTATAGGTAATTCTGAAATAGTACCTGGTGCTGGTTCTATTGAAATGCAACTATCAAAACATTTAAGAATATATAGTAGATCTATTTGTAATAAAGAacaaattgttttatatgCTTTTGCTAAAGCATTAGAATCAATTCCAAGATATTTATCTCACAATGCTGGTTATGATTCTACAGATatattaaacaaattaagaaaaaaacattCAGAAGAAACTAATGATATATGGTATGGAGTTGATTGTTTAGAAGGAGATATTATTAATGCATATTCTAATTGTATTTTTGAAGTTacgaaaataaaaagaaatgtaATTTATAGTGCTACTGAAGCTGCTTGTTTAATACTATCAATCGATGAAACTGTAAAAAACCCAAGTAGTATGGATAAACAGCCAAGAAATCCATATGCCTAA
- a CDS encoding DNA polymerase delta small subunit, putative yields METQIPDNDVNKIITQINNKKERETEDECEFPLYKKIKKKHYNYENHSNNFILTNPTYTQQFSSIYSIRINIMRKLLMKTLERLNVEMGDDSKGAIKQEIEEAESGEIERGESGQGKKGERGQGKVLQYLKDIKINEKCYCIGTIFKKMDLRPSILKEYISEIEYLDDTVINYSQDQDILFLEDETARLKLEGNINSDHYVTGLTIIIKGVGMSNGSLYVEEVIYSYLPKLEIPKCISNDDKYILFVSGLYISEQNTNINNISLLRNFILGLHGDKFISQNLIRLVIVGNSLGNINSDVNDINVIDTFLSSLCSSVYVDLMPGEKDPSDAILPQQPFPNMFFKKSKKYDSFQCVTNPYMFSIDNVNICCMSGEPVNNIISYSKTTKLDALKMIAKSRILSPTSPDTLGCYPYIDNDPFCIKDDNIYPHIFVNGNCSKLEMEYLENEKKLPFLVCLPDFSVTPKALAINIKNMEYKIISFNIQEGE; encoded by the coding sequence ATGGAAACCCAAATACCTGATAACGATGTTAATAAGATAATAactcaaataaataataagaaagAAAGAGAAACTGAAGATGAATGTGAATTTcctttatacaaaaaaataaaaaaaaaacattataattatgaaaaCCACTCgaacaattttatattaaccAACCCGACATACACACAACAATTTAGTTCGATATATAGCATacgaataaatataatgcgAAAATTATTAATGAAAACGTTAGAAAGGTTAAATGTAGAAATGGGTGATGACTCAAAGGGGGCTATAAAGCAGGAAATTGAAGAAGCCGAGAGTGGAGAAATTGAACGAGGCGAGAGTGGGCAAGGTAAAAAGGGCGAACGTGGGCAAGGTAAAGTCCTGCAATACTTGAAAGATATCAAGATTAACGAAAAGTGTTATTGTATTGGTaccatttttaaaaaaatggattTAAGGCCATCCATTTTAAAAGAATATATTAGTGAAATTGAGTATCTTGATGATACAGTAATAAATTATTCACAAGATcaagatattttatttttggaaGATGAAACAGCACGGTTAAAATTAGAAGGAAATATAAATAGCGATCATTATGTAACCGGACTAactataattataaaagGTGTTGGTATGAGCAATGGTTCGTTATATGTAGAAGAAgtaatatattcatatttaccAAAATTAGAAATTCCTAAATGTATTAGTAAcgatgataaatatatattatttgtatcaggATTATATATAAGTGAacaaaatacaaatataaataatatatcattattaagaaattttatattaggaTTACATGGGGATAAATTTATATCTCAAAATTTAATTAGATTAGTTATAGTTGGTAATTCTCTtggaaatataaatagtgATGTAAATGATATAAACGTAATTgatacatttttatcatctttaTGTTCATCAGTATATGTTGATTTAATGCCAGGAGAAAAAGATCCAAGTGATGCTATTTTACCTCAACAACCATTTccaaatatgttttttaaaaaatcaaaaaaatatgattctTTTCAATGTGTTACAAATCCATATATGTTTTCAATTgataatgtaaatatatgttGTATGTCTGGTGAACcagttaataatattatttcttATTCTAAAACTACTAAATTAGATGCCCTTAAAATGATAGCAAAAAGCAGAATATTATCTCCCACTTCACCAGATACATTAGGATGTTACCCATATATAGATAATGATCCATTTTGTATTAAagatgataatatttatccacatatttttgtaaatGGAAATTGCTCAAAATTAGAAATGgaatatttagaaaatgaaaaaaaacttCCTTTTTTGGTTTGTCTACCAGATTTTAGTGTCACACCTAAAGCATTAGCtattaatatcaaaaatatggaatataaaattatatcctTCAATATTCAAGAAGGCGAATAA
- a CDS encoding zinc finger protein, putative has protein sequence MNEKIVIQAPLFVVPNENKSNVLKYEKDNNFNNNRNDAANLVNHIYTSLPYKANERNNDNINEEIPLNLNEKENMNCFLNKKSVNFALKNNEKNLIQSYRKGEINKSYNIMENMYDLHYTNKGNTNLNNYLKHVNINNTAPCIGEFRTCMNCFLNISTLFCKTCNNFLCAICNIKLHKNSPNHVVNVCSSGLYENNYKYNDIILKEKDKWLVELENSTPIKIREKCKIHVTEYIKYACKTCQYTLLCTDCLLSDPIHANIRSDGNELEESLESLKSLDQNMNKNDNNSIEDKRKKILKIENNLIHEINDNYIDQFNSNDSKSIANFSNIQTSQNVMSCKSNNNNETYKEKGIVRINKFEDEKDEKNTEFENNNKNEIERLKPGYKLIRENHEIYTLIDAKNEIKEELNNKLEILSKKSLVLKNTIPSLKNIYKYGKITCKNNKRSIRAGFTITNNCLEKKKKTFHEHLKILQDKSTNFLKKLDEERKKYQNYLEKKNNEIQHMVKLSNRNPGLSLDYYVDKLDSFKCLFFTKNNLIDIEKQLEIPHSQLKSENIFSLIEKNKLEILNSKNRINGISQKIKTEFQRLFNLNTEIPVYPAQYKNFLQKRMYNKQKIEPSNNESEDDLPISTPTRKQKYFKIIPFTYLYMNMDITYQTNFMRKDTLHQKWELRNVSIRSIYLCIHTYANNIQNFQTNDDRHLKDKPKLENHIDSNTEKENMNGNAIHSNLYDSDNDNDKKKKKNTNKTINDMANDIESIICLSNVSVKNFTDPDITNITVLEKRNHHHGIELTEYNNKNNLVGYWLLTNENESEIKKLLDIIIDIKNKNKDSTPIPSFHPKINMSNGFFNYNENNINTIYKHFSANIDEHSYLHFLKNSIDLKSYENYNYKKENDIDPIEESDNENIEKEDYINKPNLEFLQTTANNFKNVDLYSQHTEEENKLNESGTRLKIKKDVKDLSKFEKINEYEINNIFSNEECQNYENSNGMVGEENRDVDSKLKNIYAQILENKENKETILKNIPDNLDVWGKRSPDTSINVIKKNIINEEKHYLPLNIESNLLNNYLETNSCSNSTMNSLSINSLLCDNIIGKKNIKINSKNCNIRENVNKQHIIEPPHETINYYDIKSINQIKNNFLEKSNSNNMLTNFDQKNNYTIQNEEHVNKFLQQINNTKNDTLKEKIDYIDKKNDDSNGINVNNDNSNEINKKDNTLNDSIDTKNKNQSINCNHIDINENEPFSKIPKLFKVGNSKNNKQTNIQINEIDKYCNNKSADIIQSNKLQNVNCDEKNEDTKEILLHEAISNTRASSANSGSNENSGSNDKTKRVTDAVRTGSNHNQGEESKSEKKYYLHEQDKKSINKPNNKSVHIDKKIYEENLNFVENVKGEDDKIKGLASNNENINKLQNNTKIKDKPILPSCIKTNLNVVKNIKNEEKKRENLSKKFISSFDKIHKIPPLVKKKNNTISDNSNIFYNNFKQVNNRIIKEEPNDKVTETFINRVLSQIGNKKVGA, from the coding sequence atgaatgaaaaaattgttatcCAAGCACCCCTCTTTGTTGTGCCCAACGAAAACAAAAGTAATgtattaaaatatgaaaaagatAACAACTTTAATAATAACCGAAATGATGCGGCAAATTTAGTTAATCATATATACACAAGTTTACCCTATAAAGCAAATGAGagaaataatgataatatcaATGAAGAAATAccattaaatttaaatgaaaaagaaaacatGAATTGTTttcttaataaaaaaagcgTTAATTTTGcactaaaaaataatgaaaaaaatctGATTCAATCTTATAGAAAAGGAGAAATAAAcaaaagttataatattatgGAAAATATGTATGATCTTCATTATACAAATAAAGGAAAcacaaatttaaataattatcttAAGCatgttaatattaataacaCAGCACCATGTATAGGAGAATTTAGAACATGTATGAATTGTTTTTTAAACATTTCTacattattttgtaaaacttgtaataattttttatgtgcTATTTGTAACATTAAGTTACACAAAAATAGTCCAAATCATGTTGTTAATGTATGTAGCAGTGgcttatatgaaaataattataaatataatgatatcatattaaaagaaaaagacaAATGGCTAGTTGAACTCGAAAATAGCACACCGATCAAAATTAgggaaaaatgtaaaatacatGTAactgaatatataaaatatgcatGTAAAACATGTCAATATACACTTTTATGCACGGATTGTTTGTTAAGCGACCCTATACATGCAAACATAAGATCAGATGGCAATGAATTAGAAGAATCATTGGAATCTCTGAAAAGTTTAGAtcaaaatatgaacaaaaatgataataatagtatagaagacaaaagaaaaaagattcttaaaattgaaaataatttaattcatgaaataaatgataacTATATTGATCAATTTAATTCAAACGATTCTAAATCTATTGCCAATTTTTCCAATATACAAACTAGTCAAAATGTAATGAGTTGCaaatcaaataataataatgaaacatACAAAGAGAAGGGTATTGTTCGAATAAACAAATTTGAAgatgaaaaagatgaaaaaaataccgaatttgaaaataacaataaaaatgaaatagaaAGATTAAAACCTGGGTATAAATTAATTAGAGAAAATcatgaaatatatacattaattgatgcaaaaaatgaaataaaagaagaattaaataacaaattagaaatattatcaaaaaaatcattagtattaaaaaatactataccttcattaaaaaatatttataaatatggtaaaataacttgtaaaaataataaaaggtCTATAAGAGCTGGTTTTACTATTACAAATAATTgtcttgaaaaaaaaaaaaaaacttttcATGagcatttaaaaatattacaagATAAAAGtacaaattttttaaaaaaattagatgAAGAAAGAAAgaaatatcaaaattatttagaaaaaaaaaataatgaaatacaacatatggttaagttaagTAATAGAAATCCAGGATTATCCTTAGATTATTATGTTGATAAATTAGATTCATTTAAATGTTtgttttttacaaaaaataatttaatagatATTGAAAAACAATTAGAAATTCCTCATTCACAACTCAAatcagaaaatatattttcattaattgaaaaaaataaattagaaaTATTAAACTCCAAAAATCGGATAAATGGAATttcacaaaaaataaaaacagaGTTTCAAcgtttatttaatttaaatactgAAATTCCAGTATATCCAGctcaatataaaaattttttacaaaaaagaATGTATAATAAGCAAAAAATAGAACCATCAAATAATGAATCAGAAGATGATTTGCCTATTTCGACACCAACTcgaaaacaaaaatatttcaaaataattccttttacttatttatatatgaatatggATATAACATATCAAACAAATTTTATGAGAAAAGATACTTTACATCAAAAATGGGAATTAAGAAATGTTTCAATTCgatcaatatatttatgtattcaTACATATGCAAATAATATACAGAATTTCCAAACTAATGATGATAGACATCTTAAAGACAAACCGAAATTGGAAAATCATATTGATTCTAATACTGAGAAAGAAAATATGAATGGAAATGCTATACATTCAAATTTGTATGATagtgataatgataatgataagaagaagaagaagaataCGAACAAGACAATAAATGACATGGCTAATGATATTGAATCAATTATATGCCTTAGCAATGTAAGtgtaaaaaattttacaGATCCGGATATAACCAACATAACCGTTTTAGAAAAAAGAAATCATCATCATGGTATAGAATTAACtgaatataataacaaaaataatttagtTGGATATTGGTTATTaacaaatgaaaatgaatccgaaataaaaaaattattagacATAATaattgatattaaaaataagaataaaGATAGTACACCTATCCCATCTTTTCATcctaaaataaatatgagtaatggtttttttaattataatgaaaataatattaacactatttataaacatttttctGCAAATATTGATGAGCACTCTTATTTGcactttttaaaaaattcaataGATTTAAAATcttatgaaaattataattataaaaaagaaaatgatattgATCCTATAGAGGAAagtgataatgaaaatattgaaaaagaggattatataaataaaccCAATTTAGAATTTTTACAAACAACAGCTAATAATTTCAAAAATGTTGATTTATATAGTCAACATACAGAAgaggaaaataaattaaatgaatcTGGTACACGattaaagataaaaaaagatgTAAAAGATTTGTCAAAGTTTGAAAAGATAAATGAAtacgaaataaataatatattttcaaatgaAGAATgtcaaaattatgaaaattcaAATGGAATGGTTGGTGAAGAAAATAGAGATGTAGATTCtaaacttaaaaatatatatgcacaaatattagaaaataaagaaaataaagaaactattttaaaaaatatacctGATAATTTAGATGTTTGGGGAAAAAGAAGTCCTGATACTAGTATAAACgttataaagaaaaatataataaatgaagaaaaacaTTATCTTCCTTTAAATATAGAATCAaatcttttaaataattatttagaaACAAATTCTTGTAGTAATAGTACTATGAATAGTTTATCAATTAATTCACTATTATGTGATAATataattggaaaaaaaaatataaaaataaattctaaaaattgtaatattagagaaaatgtaaataaacaACATATCATTGAACCACCTCATGAAACAATCAATTATTATGACATAAAAAGTATTAaccaaattaaaaataatttcctAGAAAAATCAAACTCTAATAATATGTTAACTAATTTTGATcagaaaaataattataccATTCAAAATGAAGAACatgtaaataaatttttacaacaaataaataacacaaaaaatgatactttaaaagagaaaatcgattatattgataaaaaaaatgatgattcaAATGGgataaatgtaaataacGATAATTCAAATgagataaataaaaaagacaaTACACTAAATGACAGTATTGATACTAAAAACAAAAATCAGAGCATCAATTGTAATCATATCGacataaatgaaaatgaaccTTTTAGTAAAATTCCTAAATTATTTAAGGTTGGTAattctaaaaataataaacaaactaatatacaaataaatgaaatagacaaatattgtaataataaaagtgcTGATATTATACAGTCaaataaattacaaaatGTAAATTGCGACGAAAAGAATGAAGACACTAAGGAGATTCTACTTCATGAAGCCATTTCAAACACCCGAGCTAGTAGTGCCAATAGTGGAAGCAATGAAAATAGTGGAAGCAATGACAAGACAAAGAGAGTAACAGATGCAGTAAGAACCGGTTCTAACCATAATCAAGGTGAAGAAtcaaaaagtgaaaaaaaatattatttgcaTGAACAAGATAAAAAGAGTATTAACAAGCCTAACAACAAAAGTGTTCATAtcgataaaaaaatatatgaagaGAATTTGAATTTTGTTGAAAATGTCAAAGGAGAggatgataaaataaaagggCTTGCATCAaacaatgaaaatataaataaattacaaaataatacaaaaattaaagatAAACCAATATTACCATCATGTATTAAAACTAATCTAAATGTtgtcaaaaatataaaaaatgaagaaaaaaaaagagaaaatttatctaaaaaatttatatcttcatttgataaaattcataaaattcCTCCTCtcgtgaaaaaaaaaaataatacaatttctgataattctaatatattctataataattttaaacaaGTAAataatagaataataaaagaagaaCCAAACGATAAAGTTACAGAAACTTTTATTAATCGGGTTCTAAGTCAaataggaaataaaaaagttggagcttaa